CAGTGGAAATAACAATTACTTCTCTACAAAAAGTCTGCACAGacacttctggtccatgagccatTCCTTTCAGTGATAATCCTCAATGAGATTAGATTGAGTCTGGAGATCAGAAAATTATCCTGAAGAATGCACGTGCTGGCATGCAATGTTAAAATTAATCtggggtctttttttttaaagttagcagctttcaaaatgtttgagcaggagaaactcagcgggttgagCAAGATCTGTGGGAGAAAGCAAAAAGAACGTTTCGAGCAGGAACGTGGCTTTTCGAACTGGCTGATTGACTTCGCAACATTCAACGTGTCGCTGGAGAGATCGCGCGTCCTGCCCCTACTTCCATGCAAATTATAGGTACGACCTCGTTTAGGAACATTTTATTTAGCTCAATTGAAGCCGACCTAAAGATGCTCAAATTAGATCAATACTGAGAATTCGTGCCAAGTGAAGGAGTAAATGGGACCTTTTAGTTTGGGGAGTTCCAGGCGATGGTGCCCCAGCCTTGAGTTCAAGTGGAGGAGGTTGTGGCTAAAGCGTTTTAAATGGATTTTGATCATCCCTTGACTCCTCAATTCATAGTGTATCGCCATTCAAACTACTGCAGTGTTACTCTTCAATTCATTGTTTTCCTGCTCGTGAGTAAGCGATGATTTAGCCAACTCCACCTGGTTAACTTACTTGCGACCGTCGGTTCCCAGGGCGTGAAGCACAGACTCAGTCGGGAGAAGCCACAAAACGCCCAGAGGTGGGGCGGCCCGAGTGGAGCCGATCGTTTCGGGCCTGTGCACTTGACCAAGGTGGAAGAGTGGGCGCGACTCTTCTCGGCGGATTACGGTAAAGGGGTTGGCACTGCGTTTACCTGAAGGTTTGCTCCTTTTTGCTTCgggtggagggaagggaaggggggcgcGCTCGCACGGCAAGGTCAGCCAGTCTTGTCCCGGCACCGAGCTCCCAGCGCCCAGGAGCGCCCTCGCTGACCGGGGAACGACTGGACCCAGCGCCCAGGAGCGCACTCGCTGACCGGGGAACGACTGGACCCAGCGCCCAGGAGCGCAGAACGACTGAACCCAGCGCCCAGGAGCGCCCTCGCTGACCGGGGAACGACTGGACCCAGCGCCCAGGAGTGCCCTCGCTGACCGGGGAACGACTGGACCCAGCGCCCAGGAGTGCCCTCGCTGACCGGGGAACGACTGAACCCAGCGCCCAGGAGCGCACTCGCTGACCGGGGAACGACTGGACCCAGCGCCCAGGAGCGCACTCGCTGACCGGGGAACGACTGGACCCAGCGCCCAGGAGCGCAGAACGACTGAACCCAGCGCCCAGGAGCGCCCTCGCTGACCGGGGAACGACTGGACCCAGCGCCCAGGAGCGCACTCGCTGACCGGGGAACGACTGGACCCAGCGCCCAGGAGCGCACTCGCTGACCGGGGAACGACTGGACCCAGCGCCCAGGAGCGCAGAACGACTGAACCCAGCGCCCAGGAGCGCAGAACGACTGAACCCAGCGCTTCTGGGAAGTCAACAGATGTCAGCAGTTGCGGCACTTTTCAGAGCGAAACCCTCCCCGCAGAACCTTGTCCTCGATCGAGCGTGACAGCTTGAACTTGTCCCTCTGCGGGCTCTGGAGCCCGATCCTCGCCAATAGGAAGTTGTTGCCGTCAGATGCATGTTGATGTGATCCATTCCGTCTCCAAGCCCACCATTGGATCAAAATGCTGGATGGGACGTGATGCAATCTCTAATCATCCCGATTTGAAGCCGCAATCGCTCATCTGGCGAGGATGGAGGAATGTGTCCTGCCGGAGTTGAAAGAGTTAGAGATCAAGCTGGGCCGGAAGATCCCTGAGAGCCTGCTGCGCTCACTGCGGGGAGATCGGCCAGAGCGTCACACCGATGGCAAGGGAGCTCCCTCTGGTTCGGATGCTCGGAGCAACTGCAACGCGCTGGAGAGATTGGAAACTAAAATTCGGATCTTGAAACTGGAGATGGTAAGTGAACGCGTGTGCGGTTCCTGACAGGGTACCGGCGAgctactgtcagagagcagcttGCTCTGAAACACCGACTCTGCTAGCGGAGTCGTGCGGACTAAAACGGAAGCAAACTATCCAATGCATAAAGATAGAGCGCCTAAAGGCTCAGAAAGCGACCCATTGCTTGATCGTTTCAAGAGAAAACAGGAAAATGGGTTTATATTTGATTTATGTttggacagtttaaaaaaaaagttgggcaTCGGTGTATTGGTTATACTATTTTgccaaatgtttcatttttggaGGTACAAAATCAAGTTTCCAAAAAGAAGCCCATTACCAGGATGCcgcccagatttcaggaactgagttacagggaaagggttaATCAgctgaggactttattccctggaatgtagaataatgaggtgagatttgatggggcatttaaaattatgagggggatagacagaaccaatgtggataggctttttgtCCCCCCGCactgagacacaaaccagagggcatgggttaagtgtgaaaggggaaaagttgagggggaacaTCGTTCCAGAGAAGTGgagaatgcaggctcgattttaacattgaagaggaatttggataggtacatgggtgggagaggtatggcgggcgatggactgggtacaggtcagtggaacgaggccaaaaaaaaagtttagcaCAGACTATTAAGGGCTGAAGTGCcatttctgtgctataatattctatggttctaaatttgCCTAAAGAAAATGTTAAATATTGTTGTTTAATTGGGCAGGAGACATTACTGGGGCAAAATTGAACACTTTTATATCTTGGGTATTCAAAATGACTTTGATCTGCAGGGTTGTATTGGATGGTCGAGCAGGCTGGAGGGATTGCTTGGTCCAACTCTTGCTTCTGTTACTGTTCTCCCTGTACTTCATGATTTGAATTTACCTTATggccagtgaccacccatttcaattccctcacCCATTCTCATGCACTGACGGACTGAGACCACTGgcaattggaggaaccacacctcacgGTCActtctttccccacttctgtccCTTCCTTCctggtctcctttcacacagatatGATAAAtactcacctctccccttatcatatccaattaacaccttttgttggtctggatttctctCCCAGCCAGCATGacctgaattctgagatttcctgagaCTTCCTGCTTTTGGCTTATTCCTTTAAgtgttcaggcccgaaacatcagcaatatatctttgtcttttatggacACTGAGACCAACTGAGATCCTcctgcattttggtgtgtttttactacaatcacagcatctgcagatttttgtgtttcacctgTAGGTGTTAATGGATTGAAATTTCCAATAgggatttgacaaggtgccatgtTAGAAAATGATGCATAAATTAAAAGCCCATCAATATAGCTGGATTTTAACAGAAACCCCAAACAGGAAGGAAAATGCATACTACATTACATCACAGTGCTCTTATAGGCTTCTCTTTGGAACTTCTAAAGTCAATCAATGAATTAATGTTAAGAACAGTTGCCATACTTTTATAGTCAAGGTGCTGTGTCACGATTATATGCCAATCCATGTTGTTTTCTGTTATATATAAAGTGTGATCTGAATCAGTGCAGGACAGTTCAGCTGCGTGGTGATGGAAAATAGCATTATGGTTTGGGAGAACTCCAATGCATATACATTCACTAACGGCTTCACTAGGTGGCCTCatgtgagaagctggaggaactcagcaggtcaggagcatccatgggtagaagtggCCATTCAACCTTACATACCAGACTGCTTATAGAGACTAAAGTAGGAAATTATATCAAGTATATCAAGTGGATGAAAGGAGGGTTAGGGCTTCACATTATTTGCTCAATATTTCAGCATCCACAGTTTTGGTGTTTCTCTTTTCATCATTCTCATTTGAGTTCTTATGGATGCAGTATAATCCAGATAAACTAATCTTCTTGACATCTTTCCAATGATTTACAGCAACGCTAACAAAGTAGACCTCTGGTTGGATAGGAACTTGAACCTAACAAGTTCATGGCCAATCGGAACACAGTGTGCATTTCATGCATAGAACATTTTCCAGACCCAAGCTGCCAACATTTGTTCACCTCTGGAAGTTTAACAATCTCAAATATGTTGTTCACGTATGATGATAATCAGCAAATATCATCCGGATCTGATCATTTACTGGGGCAGGCATGCACAACAAAGCTTGGCCAACTCCTCCCCAACCCAAATGTTCCAATAGAATAAATAGGTAGCCTGCCTGAACTCAACAGATATATTGGGACTCTGTTGAGCTTGAGTCAGGTTATTAGATTCTGATGTGaactgtgtttgttttgtgtgctgtgcGTGCAAGTCACGTCACACTGAAGCAGGTAATGCAATATTAAAACAAAAGTACAGGGTGTAATGTTACAAAGTGCAGGGTATGGAGAAACGTACAGTTAAAATACTACAAAGGCATCATTTTTTCACCCATGGacttaaacaagaaattctgcagatgctgggatcaagtgcaatacacaaatgtgcaagagaaactcaccaggtcatgccGCACCaacaggaaataaagggtaaccaacatttctgaccttttttttttacctgatgAAAGCCTTGGCTCAAAATGTTAGCTGCCCtttattttctatggatgctgtgtgatctgctgaacttctccagcacgtTCGTGCTTGGCACCTTTTACCAGTAAGAGGGCCATTTAAGAGCCTGCTAACAGTAGGAAAGAAACTCTCCTTGAATCTAGGGGTGCGTGTTTTCAAACTTGGGCATCTTCTGTCCAATGGAAGGAGGGGGCGAGAGTGTGTCCAGAATGCGACAGATCCTTCAATATGTTGGCAACTTTTACAAAACGGCAAGGCCTATAAATGGAGCTGATGGTGGCGACAGTTTGACTGATGACtgactgagctgcattcacagctGTCAGCAGTTTCTTGTCGTCTGAATGCAGCAGAGCCATTGGAGACAGGACAATTGCGTGTGCAACCAAACAGGGCTGGTGTTGGGATGAAAACATTTCTGCAGCGATACTGTAAAGATTGCTCTAATCGTTTTTTTAGAGTGAACCTCAGAAATAAAAGTAATATTTGAAGAATGATTGTGAATTTATATTAACATTGAGTACAGAATGGGGGACCTCCATACTGTTCATGACTGACTTCATCAGCATTTGCCAAGGAACACACTCCAAACTGGTCAAATTTGCCTATGGACCATGTGAATAAGTTGTACTAAAGGAGGCAAGTCAATATATGAATTCTGCAATGGATAAGTATGTAAGTAAACAGAAGTACAGCAGGTGGAGTTTTATGAAGACAAGCAATTCAAAATGTAGAGAAATGGGAAACCGTGTACTTGGTGCTAAAATAACTAGGAATAAAGTTGAAAAAGCCCACTTTGATATAGTactgaaggaggccattcagccctctgaGACTGTGCTAGGTTTTTGGGAGCTGTCTATTTAACTCTACTATGGTCCCTGTGAAGCATTTCTATGTCTTGTATCTGAAATAGATGGTGGGACCATCAGATACAAAATGTGATCAGTAGCAGCCAATACTGACAAGAAAAATGCCAAATCTGCAGAGACAGAAGACTGACCTTGAGTGGCTGAGATTGGCAAATGCAGCTCTAATGCTATAATGTATCAACTGCACCAGTAAGTTTCCACATTGCTCAATCTGTGGCATTCTCATCTGGAGCACTCATAAATTACATCATTCTCACCTGCACACATTTAACAATTTGCATGCATTAAGCCCTAAGTAATAAGTTGGAGGCAGTCATGCACGTGCGCACACCGGATTAACCATTAAGCTGAGGAGGCTTAAGCCTAGGGGCCTGGAAGGTAGGGGTgcctggcaggagcggggacctcagacTACAATTCTTTTGAGCCCCAAAGTTCAATCAACCTCcctggcatttattgacccctTTTCAACCCACTAGTATTTTCTGACCCATTCGATAGTCCCATCAACCCCCAGGGGTCAATATTGACCACTTTGATGACCCTAATATATgtcattttattctattcaatgaagggtggaGCAGGAGGGCAAGGTTGGGGGGGCCCAGGTGATAATTAATCCGGCACACGCACGTGCCTGCGGGGAAACACATTTACGCACaatattcctttctttcaattcccATGTCTCCCTCGATTCTCCTCCCaacatgaggtcttccagtctagatcATCCGAAATGTTCTCCATTTtccaaaaacatggcttcccctctaccaccatctacTCAGccattacccacatctcctccatttcccactcatctgccctggccccattCCCCCCTAGACGCAACAacgacaggattccccttgtcctcatctaccattccaccagcttctgcatccaacacattatcctctacaATTTCCGTCATCTACAACATGATCCTGCCACCAGACatatctctcctcctctctccaccttcctgtagggtccgctccctccatgactcatgTCTACTCCTCTCTTCCTACCAATTGACCCCTTGGCATGTTCCCCTATGGCCGCAAGGAAGTGCCAcatttgcgcccacacctcctccctcatcacaattcggggccccaaacagtccttccaagtgaagcaacacattGTACTCCCATTGTCGTCTTCTCTACATCAAAGaggttcactgagcacctttgctctgtctgcatcaataacAGGGATCaatcagtggccaactatttcaattctgtacCCCACTCCAGCACtgcaatgtctgtccatggccttgcgtACTGTCAaatcaaggccacccataaattggaggagcaacacctaatattccgtttgagcactctccaaatggatggcattaacatcaacttccccagtttctgctagcatactccccattctccctctcttcctcatccctctgtttcctttcctccagctctccatcccattccctctcaattcacagagtcatttccccctccccctgttttctgtggttccctccctcccttatccacctattgcctcctgcctgtggaactctgctcctcccctgctcctcccccactcaccattttgttcaggcacctgcctacattttcctcataccttgaagaagggcatgtgatagtacagattctatcacctatgtacagattgtagtgtaggaatactgtgattggctgagagtgtagccacacctactggcaggtcttaaaggattgctcctagccagaccaggtcattctggactggtcgacctacttgtgatatgctccagtcttttagttaataaaagccttggtttggatcaacaagtctttggttcttttgacgcgctctacagggcattgtctttgctatataaatgatactgtttggcctgctgagtttctccagcattattcttTTAACTATTCAGCATGACAGTTGCATGAACACACATATTTGCATAATATGAACTGATACAAGTCCCTTATTCTTGCAACACAAATTGCTACACAAAAGATACCAGTGACTAATTGGAGGGTGGAGGCACCTATGCACGAACTAATTACATTACAGAGTAGAACTGAATACAGTGAACATGATGGTATCATTATTATCCTTGTTCAAACAATTTTCCCCTTCATCATCCCACAGTCTACATTGCTTAATAGCTgtcgatgggtttggcatgtatTTCCAACTTATTCATAGACTGGGACTATCTTCCCTTGAGTGAAGGAAGCTGAGGGATGATCTTATGCAGCTTTATAAAATCCTGATGGGCAGACCAAAGGTAGATAGTCACAGTCGATTTTTTCAGTGGTTAGCGCAGCTTTGTGATAGCACCagcgactggagttcaaatctgtctgcaaggagtttgtacattctccccctgtcttCGTGGGTTTCTTCTGGCTGCTCCGTTTTCCCTTCACCATTCGAA
The Narcine bancroftii isolate sNarBan1 chromosome 1, sNarBan1.hap1, whole genome shotgun sequence genome window above contains:
- the LOC138746461 gene encoding uncharacterized protein, whose product is MDHINMHLTATTSYWRGSGSRARRGTMPQLLTSVDFPEALGSVVLRSWALGSVVLRSWALGPVVPRSASALLGAGSSRSPVSECAPGRWVQSFPGQRGRSWALGSVVLRSWALGPVVPRSASALLGAGSSRSPVSECAPGRWVQSFPGQRGHSWALGPVVPRSARALLGAGSSRSPVSEGAPGRWVQSFCAPGRWVQSFPGQRVRSWALGPVVPRSARALLGAGSSVPGQDWLTLPCERAPLPFPPPEAKRSKPSGKRSANPFTVIRREESRPLFHLGQVHRPETIGSTRAAPPLGVLWLLPTESVLHALGTDGRKSCSTR
- the LOC138755386 gene encoding leucine rich adaptor protein 1-like isoform X2, giving the protein MEECVLPELKELEIKLGRKIPESLLRSLRGDRPERHTDGKGAPSGSDARSNCNALERLETKIRILKLEMLVPCTFQDGSSQQLSIYNPLRAARFEPIMEVHCCLMYMFV